In Persicimonas caeni, a single window of DNA contains:
- a CDS encoding GGDEF domain-containing protein, whose product MPLSTILLDVDHFKSFNDTYGHDMGDEVLRVVAAELNRNVRSSEVACRYGGEEFLIVAPGTGLEDACVVAERLRRRIETTEVRMGNQVVSVTASFGVASWPVTHTGSPESLISASDEALYHAKEVGRNRVCFHHPSGVDIYHGSEDHSTLEEISSRASS is encoded by the coding sequence GTGCCCCTGTCGACAATCCTGCTCGACGTCGATCACTTCAAGAGCTTTAACGATACCTACGGCCACGACATGGGTGACGAGGTGCTGCGCGTGGTCGCCGCCGAACTCAACCGAAACGTGCGCTCCAGCGAGGTTGCCTGTCGCTACGGCGGCGAGGAGTTCTTGATCGTCGCCCCCGGCACCGGCCTCGAGGACGCTTGCGTGGTCGCCGAGCGGCTGCGCCGGCGTATCGAAACGACCGAGGTGCGCATGGGCAACCAGGTGGTCAGCGTGACGGCCAGCTTTGGCGTCGCTTCGTGGCCGGTCACCCACACCGGCAGCCCCGAATCTTTGATTTCGGCCAGTGACGAGGCGCTGTATCACGCCAAAGAGGTCGGGCGAAACCGCGTCTGCTTCCACCACCCGTCGGGCGTCGACATCTACCACGGCAGTGAAGACCACTCGACGCTCGAAGAGATCTCGAGTCGGGCGTCGAGCTGA